Proteins from a genomic interval of Stenotrophomonas maltophilia R551-3:
- a CDS encoding ABC transporter six-transmembrane domain-containing protein, protein MKHPHDPAAAAGSIGQQNAAATLKAILRTYPWQLTGTFSLVAMENALLLAYPLFAGFAVDAIIRGDIGHAISYAGVVLLFWLVGAARRAVDTRTFTRIYADLAVNVVQAQRRLGQATSTSAARVVLAREFVDFFEKHVPIIATALVSMFGAAAMLLAIEPLVGAASLVALLGALLLLPSFARRNEQLHGRLNNRLEHEIRLVDRVSPSVLRRHYTTLSRLRILLSDREAGAFVVVGAAAAVLFALTIGRLATTDGVTPGHVYAVMTYLWTFVGSLDDAPSMVDQLARLKDIGRRVSPGMDDTEHKDAA, encoded by the coding sequence ATGAAACACCCCCACGATCCGGCGGCCGCCGCCGGTAGCATCGGCCAGCAGAACGCGGCCGCCACCCTCAAGGCCATCCTGCGCACCTACCCGTGGCAGCTCACCGGCACGTTCTCGCTGGTGGCGATGGAAAATGCACTGTTGCTGGCGTATCCGCTGTTTGCCGGCTTCGCGGTGGACGCGATCATCCGCGGCGACATCGGCCACGCAATCTCCTACGCCGGCGTGGTGCTGTTGTTCTGGCTGGTCGGTGCCGCCCGCCGTGCGGTCGATACCCGTACCTTCACCCGCATCTATGCCGACCTGGCGGTGAACGTGGTGCAAGCACAGCGCAGGCTGGGCCAGGCCACCTCCACCTCAGCCGCGCGCGTTGTGCTGGCCCGTGAGTTCGTCGACTTCTTCGAGAAGCACGTGCCGATCATCGCCACCGCGCTGGTATCGATGTTCGGTGCGGCAGCGATGCTGCTGGCGATCGAGCCGCTGGTGGGCGCTGCAAGCCTGGTCGCACTGCTGGGTGCATTGTTGCTGCTGCCATCGTTCGCACGCCGCAACGAACAGCTGCATGGACGCCTGAACAACCGGCTGGAGCATGAGATCCGCCTGGTTGACCGGGTCAGTCCCTCGGTGCTGCGTCGCCACTACACCACGCTGTCGCGGCTGCGCATCCTGCTCTCCGATCGCGAAGCCGGTGCCTTCGTGGTCGTTGGCGCAGCGGCAGCGGTGCTGTTCGCGCTCACCATCGGCCGTCTCGCCACCACCGACGGGGTTACCCCGGGCCATGTGTATGCGGTGATGACCTATCTGTGGACGTTCGTCGGCAGCCTGGATGATGCACCGTCGATGGTGGATCAGCTGGCGCGGTTGAAGGACATCGGCCGGCGCGTCAGCCCCGGCATGGATGATACGGAGCACAAGGACGCCGCTTGA
- a CDS encoding TetR/AcrR family transcriptional regulator — protein MAAPKKTAARGRPPTITRERIADAGIAMTLPGLSFVGVAAALGVSHIALYKHVANLAALRELVAEAIFERWQAPALDAAGRRSIEEDLRAFQRSLRTLVDGNPGLAPFLVSHGAKTPEMLARIQRHHAEFSRVHDLPLEQAAWLLSTVAYHAVALADTVYSRHAVVDTTRRPLDRKAQEAEFDRSMEALIIGALAMCGRTAASG, from the coding sequence ATGGCTGCACCGAAAAAGACCGCTGCCCGTGGGCGACCGCCCACCATCACCCGCGAGCGCATCGCCGACGCCGGCATTGCCATGACGCTGCCGGGGCTGAGCTTCGTGGGCGTGGCGGCGGCGCTGGGGGTCAGCCACATCGCGCTGTACAAGCATGTGGCGAATCTGGCGGCACTGCGCGAGCTGGTGGCCGAGGCGATCTTCGAGCGTTGGCAGGCACCGGCACTGGATGCCGCTGGCCGGCGCAGCATCGAGGAGGATCTGCGTGCGTTCCAACGTTCACTGCGGACGCTGGTGGACGGGAATCCGGGCCTGGCGCCGTTCCTGGTCAGCCACGGCGCGAAGACACCGGAGATGCTGGCGCGCATCCAGCGCCACCATGCCGAATTCAGCCGCGTGCATGATCTGCCGCTCGAGCAGGCGGCGTGGCTGCTGTCGACCGTGGCCTATCACGCCGTGGCGTTGGCCGACACCGTGTACTCACGCCATGCGGTGGTGGATACCACGCGACGCCCGCTGGATCGGAAGGCGCAGGAGGCCGAGTTCGACCGCAGCATGGAAGCGTTGATCATCGGTGCATTGGCGATGTGCGGGCGCACGGCAGCCTCCGGGTAA
- a CDS encoding siderophore-interacting protein: MSASPTSITPAGPLRGADHDRGLQALQVQVVAVAQPCASLLRLVVQLPEHAELAPWQRANTAVRIQLGATFGDVSRIYTVRSLDPNTRQFTLDVVLHEAPGPMLAWVRALRPGDAFDLTGPRPHLQVPQREGTCALLFADPSAIPALFALLQQWPADLRAEAWIASDDAFPVDELPAIEGVRVLRLATGDVPLLQQARQLRPEPGSTVWAAGEREEMRALRRHFIETVGLPRSDVAVAGYWKRGETTTETDQRRRRNYERVLARGGGLQDLDDLADDI; this comes from the coding sequence ATGTCCGCGTCCCCCACTTCAATCACCCCGGCCGGGCCGCTGCGCGGCGCCGACCATGATCGCGGCCTGCAGGCGCTGCAGGTCCAGGTGGTCGCGGTTGCACAGCCGTGCGCCAGCCTGCTGCGCCTCGTGGTCCAGCTGCCGGAACATGCAGAACTCGCGCCCTGGCAGCGTGCCAACACCGCCGTGCGCATCCAGCTCGGCGCCACGTTCGGCGATGTGTCACGGATCTACACCGTGCGCAGCCTCGATCCCAACACCCGCCAGTTCACCCTGGACGTAGTGCTGCACGAGGCGCCGGGGCCGATGCTGGCCTGGGTACGTGCGCTGCGCCCCGGTGATGCCTTCGATCTGACCGGACCGCGCCCCCATCTGCAGGTACCGCAGCGCGAGGGCACCTGCGCCCTCCTGTTCGCCGACCCAAGCGCCATCCCTGCCCTGTTTGCATTGCTGCAGCAGTGGCCGGCCGACCTGCGCGCAGAGGCCTGGATCGCCTCGGATGATGCATTCCCGGTAGACGAACTGCCCGCCATTGAAGGTGTCCGCGTGCTCCGCCTCGCCACCGGTGACGTGCCGTTGCTGCAGCAGGCGCGCCAACTGCGGCCGGAGCCCGGCAGCACGGTCTGGGCGGCCGGCGAGCGCGAGGAAATGCGTGCCCTGCGCCGCCACTTCATCGAAACGGTCGGCCTGCCACGCAGCGACGTTGCCGTGGCCGGCTACTGGAAACGTGGCGAGACCACCACCGAGACCGACCAGCGTCGCCGCCGCAACTACGAGCGCGTGCTGGCACGCGGCGGTGGCCTGCAGGACCTCGACGACCTCGCCGACGATATCTGA
- a CDS encoding TonB-dependent receptor, translated as MSLPLRTLPLPRRSALSLAARAALLPTLLIAIAAHANDAPDGARQLPTVNVRADKTTPTDAYAGGQVARGSRVGLLGELDFMDTPFNTTRYTADFIDNIQAPDLVRVIALTDPSVYNSGSSGGITDYFNIRGFGVASSDIGFGGLYGLIPYYRVTPELAESIEVLKGPSALLNGMPPGGSVGGAVNVVPKRAGDTPLTRFTASYGSDAQWGGHLDVGRRFGADKQFGVRLNAVHRDGDTATDHQQHKTQLASLGLDWRGERSQVSLDLFSSRDHVDGLNRGVSLAPGLAVPRPPKASTLFAPDWTFSTVKDQAAALRWSFDINDYLQAHASYGHGHTDFDSIASATTLITNTAGDFRNNFAHQRFIYSKDTVEAGLSARFRTGAVDHALAISAAWYQHDQKFGFKRNLLARDWVTNIYNPQWGPAIDRSFSDASLPKTAEVRTTSFGIADTLSFIDDRVQLTLGIRHQTVLSDTFDGGTGKRTARYDASANTPAGALLFKASDRLSLYANYIEGLSQGSTAPATAANAGDVFPPFKTRQREAGAKFDFGRLASALSVYEIEKPSSYTDPTTNVFSFGGQQRNRGVEWTVFGQATEQLRLLGGIGWLQPKLTRTQGGINEGRLATATPQWQGKLGVEWDVPTVAGLTLTGNAVSLSKGYITADNSQWVAGRTVFDLGARYATQAAGHPLVLRATVQNVTNKAYWAGSLGSGLGTPRTALLSATVDF; from the coding sequence ATGTCCCTCCCCCTGCGAACCCTGCCCCTCCCACGCCGCTCGGCGCTGTCCCTGGCCGCCCGTGCAGCGTTGCTGCCCACCCTGTTGATCGCCATCGCCGCGCACGCCAACGATGCACCCGATGGCGCCCGCCAGTTGCCCACAGTGAACGTGCGCGCCGACAAGACCACGCCTACCGATGCCTACGCCGGTGGCCAAGTGGCCCGCGGCAGCCGCGTCGGCCTGCTCGGCGAGCTCGACTTCATGGACACGCCGTTCAACACCACCCGCTACACCGCCGACTTCATCGACAACATCCAGGCGCCGGACCTGGTGCGGGTCATCGCACTGACCGACCCCAGCGTCTACAACAGTGGCTCCAGCGGTGGCATCACCGACTACTTCAACATCCGCGGTTTCGGTGTCGCCTCGTCGGATATCGGCTTTGGTGGCCTGTACGGGCTGATCCCCTACTACCGCGTCACTCCCGAACTGGCCGAGAGCATCGAGGTGCTGAAGGGCCCGTCCGCGCTGCTCAACGGCATGCCGCCCGGTGGCTCGGTGGGCGGTGCGGTGAACGTGGTGCCCAAGCGTGCCGGCGACACGCCGCTGACCCGCTTCACCGCCAGCTACGGCAGCGACGCGCAGTGGGGCGGTCACCTGGATGTCGGCCGCCGCTTCGGCGCGGACAAGCAGTTCGGCGTGCGCCTCAATGCCGTGCACCGCGACGGCGACACCGCCACCGACCACCAGCAGCACAAGACGCAGCTCGCATCGCTCGGCCTGGACTGGCGTGGTGAGCGCTCGCAGGTGTCGCTGGACCTGTTCAGCAGCCGCGACCATGTGGATGGCCTCAACCGTGGCGTCTCGCTGGCGCCCGGCCTGGCCGTGCCCCGCCCGCCGAAAGCCAGCACCCTGTTTGCACCGGACTGGACCTTCAGCACCGTCAAGGACCAGGCCGCCGCACTGCGCTGGTCGTTCGACATCAATGACTACCTGCAGGCGCATGCCAGCTACGGCCACGGCCATACCGATTTCGACTCCATCGCCAGTGCCACCACGCTGATCACCAACACCGCCGGCGACTTCCGCAACAACTTCGCCCACCAACGCTTCATCTACAGCAAGGACACCGTCGAAGCCGGATTGTCGGCGCGTTTCCGCACCGGCGCGGTCGATCACGCGCTGGCCATCAGTGCAGCCTGGTACCAGCACGACCAGAAGTTCGGCTTCAAGCGCAACCTGCTGGCCCGCGATTGGGTAACCAATATCTACAACCCGCAGTGGGGCCCTGCCATCGACCGCAGCTTCAGTGATGCGTCGCTGCCGAAGACCGCGGAAGTGCGCACCACCAGCTTCGGCATCGCCGATACGCTGTCCTTCATCGATGATCGTGTGCAGCTGACCCTGGGCATCCGTCACCAGACCGTGCTCAGCGATACCTTCGATGGCGGCACAGGCAAGCGCACCGCACGCTACGACGCCAGCGCCAACACCCCGGCCGGTGCACTGCTGTTCAAGGCCAGCGACCGCCTGTCACTGTATGCCAATTACATCGAAGGCCTGAGCCAGGGCAGCACCGCCCCGGCAACCGCCGCCAACGCGGGCGACGTGTTCCCGCCGTTCAAGACCCGCCAGCGCGAGGCCGGTGCCAAGTTCGACTTCGGCCGCTTGGCCAGCGCATTGAGCGTGTACGAGATCGAAAAGCCCAGCTCCTATACCGACCCGACCACCAATGTGTTCTCGTTCGGCGGCCAGCAACGTAACCGGGGCGTGGAATGGACCGTGTTCGGCCAGGCCACCGAACAGCTGCGCCTGCTCGGTGGCATCGGCTGGCTGCAGCCGAAGCTGACCCGTACCCAGGGCGGCATCAACGAAGGCCGGTTGGCGACGGCCACACCGCAATGGCAGGGCAAGCTGGGCGTGGAATGGGATGTGCCGACCGTGGCCGGCCTCACCCTCACCGGCAATGCGGTCAGCCTGTCCAAGGGCTACATCACTGCTGACAACAGCCAGTGGGTGGCGGGCCGCACCGTGTTCGATCTCGGTGCCCGCTATGCGACGCAAGCGGCCGGCCATCCGCTGGTGCTGCGCGCCACCGTGCAGAACGTGACCAACAAAGCGTACTGGGCGGGCAGCCTCGGCTCCGGGCTGGGCACGCCGCGCACCGCCCTGCTGTCGGCCACCGTCGATTTCTGA
- a CDS encoding DUF3649 domain-containing protein — translation MSVSRTTAVLAWLPLVSRILAALFGGYVLAALCSIAALALPIDGRQAVFTGMLASFLLYAGAVVWVFAVRSAWRAWLGLLIAALPLWLIAQTVGNGGGA, via the coding sequence GTGAGCGTTTCCCGTACCACCGCCGTGCTGGCCTGGCTGCCGCTGGTCTCACGCATCCTCGCCGCGCTGTTCGGCGGCTATGTGCTGGCCGCGCTGTGCAGCATCGCCGCACTGGCGCTGCCCATCGATGGCCGCCAGGCCGTGTTCACCGGCATGCTGGCCAGCTTCCTGCTGTACGCCGGCGCCGTGGTCTGGGTGTTCGCGGTGCGTTCGGCCTGGCGCGCATGGCTGGGCCTGCTCATCGCCGCGTTGCCCCTGTGGTTGATCGCACAGACGGTCGGCAACGGAGGTGGTGCATGA
- a CDS encoding PepSY-associated TM helix domain-containing protein, with translation MSKVDRTPKPRGIRQTMSDLHIWVGLLAGWILYAMFLTGTASYFRDELSRYTRPEIATPSVLPDAAVVAQRTVTAIMADTPAASQINLSLPSTRMPWVSAMWASPGGRGRHGFDSGLFDASTGAPLQARDTGGGDFFYAFHFNLHYMPAMWGRWIVGLCAMFMLVAIVSGVITHKKIFADFFTFRWGKGQRSWLDGHAALSVLGLPFHFMITWSGLVMLAVLYMPWGLAKLPDKRQQAEVVSEMRLFLPPQKAAGQPAPLTDVGALVQQAEQRWGTGSVGSVQVQNPGDQNARVAVVRAQSSRVSTTPNYLLFDGSGGQLLQVKEHSGVAADTQGVLYGLHLGRFADAALRWLYFIVSLAGTAMVGTGLVLWTVKRRAQLPDPQRPYFGFRLVERLNIATVAGLSVAMTAYLWANRLLPTAMDGRAAWEVHVFFLVWAGMFVHATLRTPKRAWIEQFLLAALLLALLPVLTAMTTPHPLWRTLAAGDWAFAGTDLTLLTLAALHTLLAWRTWRHAPKVKRTRPSAASRNAVSEASA, from the coding sequence ATGAGCAAGGTCGATCGCACTCCGAAGCCACGCGGCATCCGCCAGACCATGTCCGACCTGCATATCTGGGTGGGGCTGCTGGCCGGATGGATCCTGTACGCGATGTTCCTCACCGGCACCGCCAGCTACTTCCGCGACGAGCTCTCGCGCTACACCCGCCCGGAAATCGCCACACCGTCCGTGTTGCCGGACGCCGCTGTGGTTGCGCAGCGTACCGTCACGGCGATCATGGCCGACACGCCTGCGGCCAGCCAGATCAACCTCAGCCTGCCGAGCACGCGCATGCCGTGGGTGTCGGCGATGTGGGCCAGCCCGGGCGGGCGTGGCCGGCATGGCTTCGACTCGGGCCTGTTCGACGCCAGCACCGGTGCACCGCTGCAGGCACGTGACACCGGCGGCGGCGACTTCTTCTATGCCTTCCACTTCAACCTGCACTACATGCCGGCGATGTGGGGCCGCTGGATCGTCGGCCTGTGCGCGATGTTCATGCTGGTCGCCATCGTCAGCGGCGTAATCACCCACAAGAAGATCTTCGCCGACTTCTTCACTTTCCGCTGGGGCAAGGGCCAGCGCTCTTGGCTGGATGGACACGCGGCGCTGTCGGTACTCGGCCTGCCGTTCCACTTCATGATCACCTGGAGCGGCCTGGTGATGCTGGCGGTGCTGTACATGCCGTGGGGCCTGGCAAAACTGCCGGACAAGCGCCAGCAGGCCGAAGTGGTCAGCGAGATGCGCCTGTTCCTGCCACCGCAGAAGGCCGCGGGCCAGCCTGCCCCGCTCACCGATGTCGGCGCACTGGTGCAACAGGCCGAGCAGCGCTGGGGAACCGGATCGGTGGGCAGCGTGCAGGTGCAGAACCCCGGCGACCAGAACGCACGCGTGGCCGTGGTGCGTGCGCAGTCCAGCCGTGTTTCGACAACACCGAACTATCTGCTGTTCGACGGCAGCGGCGGGCAGTTGCTGCAGGTCAAGGAGCACTCGGGCGTCGCCGCCGATACCCAGGGCGTGCTGTATGGCCTGCACCTGGGCCGCTTCGCCGATGCCGCCCTGCGCTGGCTGTACTTCATCGTCAGCCTGGCCGGCACTGCCATGGTCGGCACTGGGTTGGTGCTGTGGACGGTGAAGCGCCGTGCGCAGCTGCCCGATCCGCAGCGACCCTACTTCGGCTTCCGTCTGGTCGAGCGGCTCAACATCGCCACCGTCGCCGGCCTGTCGGTGGCGATGACCGCCTACCTGTGGGCTAACCGCCTGCTACCGACTGCCATGGACGGGCGCGCAGCGTGGGAGGTGCATGTGTTCTTCCTGGTCTGGGCGGGCATGTTCGTGCATGCCACGCTGCGTACACCCAAGCGAGCGTGGATCGAACAGTTCCTGCTGGCGGCGTTGCTGCTGGCACTGCTGCCGGTGCTGACCGCTATGACCACACCGCATCCGCTGTGGCGCACGCTGGCCGCAGGCGATTGGGCGTTTGCCGGGACCGACCTGACCCTGCTGACATTGGCCGCCCTGCACACGCTGCTGGCCTGGCGCACCTGGCGGCATGCACCGAAGGTGAAGCGCACACGGCCGTCTGCAGCCTCACGCAATGCGGTTTCCGAGGCCAGCGCATGA
- a CDS encoding DUF3325 family protein, whose product MIHVILFALSLAAFACLALAMERHQRDVLRRVLSAQATEKLRAVGWALLVFSAVFAMRGLGVGSGLAALSGHTSVAAGVVVVAMVAQGRRDR is encoded by the coding sequence ATGATCCACGTCATTCTGTTTGCGTTGTCGCTGGCCGCGTTCGCCTGCCTGGCACTGGCGATGGAGCGCCATCAGCGGGACGTATTGCGGCGTGTGTTGAGCGCGCAGGCGACCGAGAAGCTGCGCGCGGTCGGCTGGGCGCTGCTGGTGTTCAGTGCGGTGTTCGCCATGCGCGGGCTGGGGGTGGGTTCTGGTCTGGCCGCGTTGTCCGGGCACACCAGCGTGGCCGCAGGTGTGGTGGTGGTGGCGATGGTGGCGCAAGGGCGGCGGGATCGGTAG
- a CDS encoding DNA glycosylase AlkZ-like family protein, translating to MPATPTLDDLRRHAVARTLFKPTSLLTAIRRLGFVQADPIRAPARAQDLTLRHRVKDYRAGDLERRYARLPVEEDCLVNYGFLPREHLALMHPRVSKRAWDAETQRRAADVLAFVRERGSVHPREVDQAFAHGRVTNYWGGTSNASTHLLDGMHYRGLLRVERRDSGTRIYAVADHVEADASAQAQIERAAALIDLVVRKYAPLPSASLTYLVRLLGYGAPHLAEQTRQALKLAKQQLASCTLDGTTWYWPADENPRSRRHAPDDQVRLLAPFDPVVWDRRRFELLWDWVYKFEAYTPAPKRQYGYYALPMLWHDQVVGWANLSVRDGELASSVGYAGKSLARDKVFRGALEDELQRMASFL from the coding sequence ATGCCTGCCACGCCCACCCTCGATGATCTGCGCCGCCACGCGGTGGCGCGCACGCTGTTCAAACCCACCTCGCTGCTGACCGCGATCCGTCGGCTGGGCTTCGTGCAGGCCGACCCGATCCGCGCGCCGGCACGCGCGCAGGACCTGACCCTGCGCCACCGGGTGAAGGACTACCGCGCCGGTGATCTGGAGCGGCGTTATGCGCGCCTGCCGGTGGAAGAGGATTGCCTGGTGAACTACGGCTTCCTGCCACGCGAACATCTGGCGTTGATGCACCCGCGCGTTTCCAAGCGTGCGTGGGATGCCGAGACCCAGCGCCGTGCGGCGGATGTGCTGGCCTTTGTTCGCGAGCGCGGCAGCGTGCATCCACGCGAGGTTGACCAAGCGTTCGCGCATGGGCGAGTGACCAACTACTGGGGCGGCACCAGCAATGCCAGCACGCACCTGCTGGATGGCATGCATTACCGTGGCCTGCTGCGCGTGGAGCGGCGCGACAGCGGCACCCGCATCTACGCCGTGGCCGACCACGTAGAAGCCGATGCCAGCGCGCAGGCGCAGATTGAACGCGCGGCCGCCTTGATCGACCTGGTGGTGCGCAAGTACGCGCCGCTGCCATCGGCCAGCCTGACCTACCTGGTACGCCTGCTGGGCTACGGCGCACCACATCTGGCCGAGCAGACCCGGCAGGCGTTGAAGCTGGCCAAGCAACAGCTGGCCAGCTGCACGCTGGACGGCACCACCTGGTACTGGCCTGCCGACGAGAATCCGCGCTCGCGCCGGCATGCGCCGGACGACCAGGTACGCCTGCTGGCCCCGTTCGACCCGGTGGTGTGGGACCGCCGTCGCTTCGAGCTGCTGTGGGACTGGGTCTACAAGTTCGAGGCGTATACGCCGGCGCCGAAGCGCCAATACGGCTACTACGCGTTGCCGATGCTGTGGCACGACCAGGTGGTGGGCTGGGCCAATCTCAGTGTGCGCGACGGTGAACTGGCGTCCAGCGTGGGCTACGCCGGCAAGTCACTGGCCCGCGACAAGGTGTTTCGTGGCGCGCTTGAAGACGAACTGCAGCGCATGGCCTCTTTTCTGTAG
- a CDS encoding TetR/AcrR family transcriptional regulator — translation MSMHPEIPAPARGRPPTITPDRLADIGIKLGLPNLTMANVAAELAVTQAALYKRVANLEALKRLVADTVFQRWQIPRASADAPGGLQAYLLGFVESLCEVVKAHPGLPPYLLRRSVATTPMLEKIASHQAHVAEVFDLPLDKARWLLATVAFYCIAGADTVYGLVDDETEVLTGRRVQDEEVITEFKQGMRALVIGSLEVLELR, via the coding sequence ATGAGCATGCACCCTGAGATCCCGGCGCCGGCCCGTGGCCGCCCGCCCACCATCACCCCCGATCGGCTGGCCGACATCGGCATCAAGCTGGGCCTGCCGAACCTGACCATGGCCAATGTGGCCGCCGAGCTGGCGGTGACCCAGGCCGCGCTCTACAAGCGCGTGGCCAATCTGGAGGCCTTGAAACGGCTGGTGGCCGATACGGTGTTCCAGCGCTGGCAGATTCCGCGCGCCTCGGCCGATGCGCCGGGTGGGCTGCAGGCTTATCTGCTGGGGTTCGTGGAATCACTGTGCGAGGTGGTGAAAGCGCACCCGGGATTGCCGCCGTACCTGCTGCGCCGTTCGGTGGCGACCACGCCGATGCTGGAGAAGATCGCGTCGCACCAGGCGCATGTGGCCGAGGTGTTCGACCTGCCGCTGGACAAGGCACGCTGGCTGCTGGCCACGGTCGCGTTCTACTGCATTGCCGGTGCGGATACGGTCTACGGGCTGGTGGATGACGAGACCGAAGTGTTGACCGGCCGCCGCGTGCAGGACGAGGAAGTGATCACCGAGTTCAAGCAGGGCATGCGTGCGCTGGTGATCGGTTCGCTGGAGGTGTTGGAGCTTCGGTAG
- a CDS encoding TonB-dependent receptor, with protein MTVYHLPSPLQRAAADPTRPVMLPPGMARRYQSTPNARSGQTQALGIRVSALALGLLASFAALAESTPSTLPSVQVQEQRRVTGDYVGGQVASGGRVGLLGDKDFMDTPFSTVSYTEAFIRDRQAKDLTDVIAATDPTVFSNGVTGSWSENYAIRGFASNTSDTTFNGLSGMAPYYRTSPEMFERIEVLKGPSALLNGMPPGGSVGGSVNLVPKRAGEQPLLRISANFASDAQFGTHVDVGRRLGADKQFGIRFNGAYRDGDGAVGKQSKKVQLGSLALDWRSERARLSADLYSADDRVDGPARGVGLAPGVAIPRPPRGDTLINPDWAYVDSQDKGAMLRGELDINEHLMAYLAYGTSKTDYRYNGSISAQILNPAGDFTTVIGQLAFDIKKQSGDAGLRGSFRTGSVGHQWAANVTHYQHTQNDYGRRSVPGWDWTTNLYDPVWGPAAPFVAPHISHTELQLDSIGFADTLSSANDRVQLTLGVRRQQVVSETFNVASGARTSRYDESATTPAAALLVKATDKLSIYTNYIEGLSQGATAPMTAANAGDVFAPFRTKQKELGLKLDLGSFAHTFSVYEIKRPSSYTDPVTNIFSFGGEQRNRGVEWGFFGSPLDGMRLLGGVAYVQPKLTRTAGGVNEGRIATAVAQRQAKLGVEWDVPALEGLTLTGNATAMSKQYISADNRLSVPGRTLFDVGARYSTTVAGRPLALRASVNNVTNKAYWGMPLLSSLALGAPRTVLLSATMDF; from the coding sequence ATGACCGTGTACCACCTTCCCTCCCCGCTGCAGCGCGCAGCTGCTGATCCGACTCGCCCGGTGATGCTCCCGCCGGGCATGGCCCGGCGCTACCAGAGCACCCCCAATGCGCGTAGCGGCCAGACGCAGGCGCTGGGCATCCGGGTGTCGGCCCTGGCACTGGGCCTGCTGGCCTCATTCGCCGCGCTGGCCGAGTCGACGCCGTCCACCCTGCCCTCGGTGCAGGTGCAGGAACAGCGCCGGGTGACCGGCGACTATGTCGGCGGACAGGTGGCCTCCGGTGGGCGGGTCGGCCTGCTCGGCGACAAGGATTTCATGGACACGCCGTTCAGTACCGTCAGCTACACCGAAGCCTTCATCCGCGACCGCCAAGCCAAGGACCTCACCGACGTCATCGCCGCCACCGACCCCACGGTGTTCAGCAACGGCGTCACCGGTTCATGGAGCGAAAACTACGCGATCCGTGGCTTTGCCTCCAACACCAGCGACACCACCTTCAACGGCCTCAGCGGCATGGCGCCGTACTACCGCACCTCGCCGGAAATGTTCGAGCGCATCGAGGTATTGAAGGGCCCGTCCGCCCTGCTCAACGGCATGCCGCCGGGCGGCTCGGTTGGTGGCAGCGTCAACCTGGTACCCAAGCGTGCCGGTGAGCAGCCGTTGCTGCGGATCAGCGCCAACTTCGCTTCCGACGCGCAGTTCGGCACCCACGTCGATGTGGGCCGCCGGCTGGGTGCCGACAAGCAGTTCGGCATCCGCTTCAACGGTGCCTACCGTGATGGCGACGGTGCAGTGGGCAAGCAGAGCAAGAAGGTGCAGTTGGGTTCGCTGGCGCTGGACTGGCGCAGCGAACGTGCGCGACTGTCGGCCGATCTGTACAGCGCCGACGACCGCGTCGATGGCCCGGCCCGTGGTGTCGGCCTGGCACCGGGCGTGGCAATTCCGCGGCCGCCGCGTGGCGACACGCTGATCAACCCGGATTGGGCCTACGTGGACAGCCAGGACAAGGGCGCGATGCTGCGTGGCGAGCTGGACATCAACGAACACCTGATGGCCTACCTGGCCTACGGCACCAGCAAGACCGACTACCGCTACAACGGTTCGATCAGCGCGCAGATCCTCAATCCGGCCGGCGACTTCACTACCGTGATCGGCCAGCTGGCGTTCGACATCAAGAAGCAGTCTGGTGACGCTGGCCTGCGCGGCAGCTTCCGCACCGGCAGCGTCGGCCACCAATGGGCCGCAAACGTGACCCACTACCAGCACACCCAGAACGACTACGGCCGCCGCAGCGTGCCGGGCTGGGACTGGACCACCAACCTATACGACCCGGTGTGGGGCCCGGCCGCGCCGTTCGTGGCACCGCATATCTCGCACACAGAGCTACAGCTGGACAGCATCGGCTTCGCCGACACCTTGTCCTCCGCCAATGACCGCGTGCAACTGACGCTGGGCGTGCGTCGCCAGCAGGTGGTCAGCGAGACCTTCAACGTGGCCAGCGGTGCGCGCACCTCGCGCTATGACGAAAGCGCCACCACCCCTGCCGCCGCGTTGCTGGTGAAAGCCACCGATAAGCTTTCGATCTACACCAACTACATCGAAGGCCTCAGCCAGGGCGCCACCGCGCCGATGACCGCCGCCAACGCCGGCGATGTGTTCGCACCGTTCCGCACCAAGCAGAAGGAGCTGGGCCTGAAGCTGGACCTGGGCAGCTTCGCACACACCTTCAGCGTGTACGAGATCAAGCGCCCGAGCAGCTACACCGACCCGGTCACGAATATCTTCTCGTTCGGTGGCGAACAGCGGAACCGTGGCGTGGAATGGGGCTTCTTCGGCTCACCGCTGGACGGCATGCGCCTGCTGGGTGGCGTGGCCTACGTGCAGCCGAAGCTGACCCGCACGGCCGGTGGCGTGAATGAAGGCCGCATCGCTACCGCCGTTGCACAGCGCCAGGCGAAGCTGGGCGTTGAATGGGATGTGCCCGCGCTGGAGGGTTTGACCCTGACCGGCAATGCCACCGCGATGTCGAAGCAGTACATCAGCGCAGACAACCGGCTGTCGGTGCCGGGGCGCACGTTGTTTGATGTGGGTGCGCGCTACAGCACCACCGTAGCGGGTCGACCGCTTGCGCTGAGAGCCAGCGTGAACAACGTGACCAACAAGGCGTACTGGGGTATGCCGTTGCTTTCCAGCCTGGCGCTGGGTGCACCGAGGACGGTGCTGTTGTCGGCCACGATGGATTTCTGA